The DNA sequence GGGAATGTCGACGGCTCGCCAAAAGATGTCAGCCCACCAGAAAACGGTTGGGATGACAAAGAACGAGCTCAGGACAAAGCCAGCTGTGAACCAGTTGCCCTCAATGCCTGTCAGGCCATAAGCCCACATCTCAAACCGATATCCGACAGCATGGATGGCAGGTCCATGCATTAGATAAAGGGCGTAAGAGATCTTGCCCAGGTATTGGACGAAAGCCGAGTTGAAAACTCGCTGCCAGTTAGCCGAGCGGCTCACAGAAAGTACGAATATGACAGCGCCCGTACACTGCCAGTATCGATACTTCTCGGCCGTCCACCACTTAGGAATCAACGACGTGAGGTAGATCCATCCTGGGGTGGTATCTCCTCCCTGGTCTGGTTGACTCATGAAGTAAAGGCCCACGATGCTCAGGAGAGCCCAGAAGATGCCTTGGAGTGTTCGGCGGCGAGGGGGTTGAGTCTTTTCCTCGATGGGGAGGGCGGGGGCCGAGACGTGGGCACCTCTAATATGATCCATCTCGGCAAGGACCATGCCGCAAAGGAACATGAGGAACTCCCACTGAGAGTTCCGGTAGGTGAAGAGCATGATACCGCCAACGGTGAGGAATCGATACTGGGTTCGAAGTCGTGCAGTGCCTAGGAGGGTGAGGAACAGATACAGGGAGCAACGGAATTCGACGGGAATTGTCCAAAGGTGTTGGTCATAGTCTGGAAAGGGTCAGCCACATTGAAAAAAATATCGAGGCCATTGCAAGTACTTACTGGTACTTCCACCATGAGTCTTCCAGCCAAAGACATGGACGAATTTAAACATGTCCTTTGCCCAATCCGCCAATTGAGCATAGTTTGTCTTGAGCCTAGTGGGGTGAGGCTCAATGACGTTTCTCATGTAAGTGCGGTCCAAAGCAAATGCCCGAGTCCCTTCGTACGCTCCTGAACGGATAAGAGCAACGATCATCAAAGTAGAGAATGCGGTAGGTAGATAGAGACGGATGCCTCGTCGAAACACCAGAGAGCTCATAGCAGTGGAGAAGTCCTGGCTGCTTCGGCTCCGGATGAGCTTCAGGGGTCGATAGGAGAGGGCATAGCCCGAGATGACAAAGAAAAGACAGACGGCGGGTGGTCCTTGAAACCATAGTCGTAGGATGGGAAGCTTGAGGATATAATAGTGAGAGTCGTTGCAGCCCCAGCCCTTGGCAATGACAAAGGCTTGGTAGAAGAAGTGGCAGAACAGGACGACAAGGGCAGCAACGCCTCGCATGCCATCAAGATATGCCGTAGGGGCGAGCTTGGCGGGTCGGATCTGCTCACGAGCATGGCGGCCCTGGAGGAAGCTGGGGACGAAGAACCAGGCGAGGCGGACGAGGAAGACCCTCCAGGGTGTTGATCGGAGGTAGTCGACAGGAGCGAGGATGGGACCGGCCCATTTTGTGAGGAGGAATCTGTGTTCTAGGTCATTCCGTCCGCTGTCGCTATCAACATCAGAGATGGATCTGTCGTCGAGCAAGCccatcttctcttcctccgagGGCGACCTGTAGTGTGTAGGAGAGTGGCCGTTCATTGTTCCAGCAGAATCGGCCGAGA is a window from the Fusarium keratoplasticum isolate Fu6.1 chromosome 5, whole genome shotgun sequence genome containing:
- a CDS encoding Acyl-transf-3 domain-containing protein, giving the protein MNGHSPTHYRSPSEEEKMGLLDDRSISDVDSDSGRNDLEHRFLLTKWAGPILAPVDYLRSTPWRVFLVRLAWFFVPSFLQGRHAREQIRPAKLAPTAYLDGMRGVAALVVLFCHFFYQAFVIAKGWGCNDSHYYILKLPILRLWFQGPPAVCLFFVISGYALSYRPLKLIRSRSSQDFSTAMSSLVFRRGIRLYLPTAFSTLMIVALIRSGAYEGTRAFALDRTYMRNVIEPHPTRLKTNYAQLADWAKDMFKFVHVFGWKTHGGSTNYDQHLWTIPVEFRCSLYLFLTLLGTARLRTQYRFLTVGGIMLFTYRNSQWEFLMFLCGMVLAEMDHIRGAHVSAPALPIEEKTQPPRRRTLQGIFWALLSIVGLYFMSQPDQGGDTTPGWIYLTSLIPKWWTAEKYRYWQCTGAVIFVLSVSRSANWQRVFNSAFVQYLGKISYALYLMHGPAIHAVGYRFEMWAYGLTGIEGNWFTAGFVLSSFFVIPTVFWWADIFWRAVDIPTVKFAKWWESKLIVKAE